In a genomic window of Oncorhynchus keta strain PuntledgeMale-10-30-2019 chromosome 28, Oket_V2, whole genome shotgun sequence:
- the LOC118377016 gene encoding neurogenic differentiation factor 4-like, translating into MSKRGEVSELVSSLGWLEEDMSSQDGEGGLEMGGRYSLGPEGFGSIGHGSEGIEDQEEEDIYNDGDEEAGMDGENEAPKRRGPKKKKMTRARQERFKARRSKANARERSRMHGLNDALEVLRKVMPCYSKTQKLSKIETLRLAHNYIWALSEVLESGQSPESHGFIEMLCKGLSQPTSNLVAGCLQLGPSAPLMINKLDEKPCGVLGVGGGLGGQPCGHQPLSGHYPSTGLPSPPYGSLEASHLLHMKSFKGVPYEQHPSPKDCSSNGTPPYDGPLTPPLSISSNFTLKQEPSPHEAERNYPSHYLSSLPHFPPTSLGGLPGPQAYLFQASRYELPLDIQAFDSFPPPHMIASQMGTIYSE; encoded by the coding sequence ATGTCTAAACGTGGAGAGGTGTCTGAACTGGTCAGTTCCCTGGGCTGGCTAGAGGAGGACATGAGCTCccaggatggagagggaggtcTAGAGATGGGGGGCCGCTATAGCCTGGGCCCCGAGGGCTTCGGAAGCATTGGGCATGGCAGCGAAGGCATTGAGGATCAGGAGGAGGAAGACATTtataatgatggtgatgaggaggcTGGAATGGACGGAGAGAACGAGGCTCCAAAACGGAGGGGCcccaagaagaagaagatgaccaGAGCCAGACAGGAGAGGTTCAAGGCGAGACGCAGCAAAGCCAATGCCCGCGAACGCTCCCGCATGCACGGGCTAAACGATGCGCTAGAAGTGTTACGCAAGGTCATGCCCTGCTACTCCAAGACCCAGAAACTGTCCAAGATCGAGACCCTGCGGCTGGCCCACAACTACATATGGGCCCTGTCTGAGGTGCTGGAGAGCGGTCAGTCCCCAGAGAGCCACGGCTTCATAGAGATGCTGTGTAAAGGCCTGTCCCAGCCCACCAGCAACCTGGTGGCTGGGTGTCTCCAGCTGGGGCCTTCAGCCCCCTTGATGATCAACAAGCTGGATGAGAAGCCCTGTGGCGTTCTGGGAGTTGGGGGTGGTCTAGGGGGCCAGCCTTGTGGTCATCAACCACTGAGTGGTCACTACCCCTCTACGGGCCTGCCTAGCCCTCCCTACGGTTCACTGGAGGCCTCCCACCTACTCCACATGAAAAGCTTCAAGGGAGTGCCCTACGAGCAGCACCCCTCCCCTAAAGATTGTAGTAGCAACGGCACCCCCCCTTACGACGggcccctcactcctcccctcagCATCAGCAGCAACTTCACCCTGAAGCAAGAGCCCTCCCCCCACGAGGCTGAGAGGAACTACCCCTCCCACTACCTCTCGTCCCTTCCCCatttcccccccacctctctggGCGGGCTGCCAGGGCCTCAAGCCTACCTCTTCCAGGCCTCACGCTACGAACTGCCCCTAGACATCCAGGCCTTCGACTCCTTCCCTCCACCACACATGATCGCCTCACAGATGGGCACCATCTACAGTGAGTGA